The Clostridia bacterium genome contains a region encoding:
- a CDS encoding phosphoribosylformylglycinamidine synthase, whose product MVYRIFVEKQPEFRQNANLLKTQICSLLGQELTDLRIVNRYDIEGISQETLSQVAYTVFAEPQTDILSYDLNLSQASYVLAVQYLDGQFDQRADSAMQCVQIVTGTIPVVRVAKVYLFYGKLSSQQIKDIKQYLINPVECEETSLTIPTTLSLVHPKVEKVEVVDGFCDFTSQQLADYVKQNNLAMDLADAKCCQDYFKSLSRCPTITEIKLLDTYWSDHCRHTTFFTTIDSVDFVNPLSKQTYELYLDLNKRFSPTKAVTLMNIATIAVKKLKSDGVLTRLDESSEINACTVKVDVDVDGKNQEWLLLFKNETHNHPTEIEPFGGAATCIGGAIRDPLSGRAYVFAAMRVSGAGNPLVSISKTLSGKLPQSKIVTSSASGYSSYGNQIGLATGLVDEIYHQGYVAKRMEIGAVLGAVKASNVVRECPIPGDVVILLGGKTGRDGCGGATGSSKSHTTSSLSICGAEVQKGNAPEERKLQRLFRNPVASKLIKRCNDFGAGGVAVAIGELADGLDIDLDKVPKKYDGLSGTELAISESQERMAVVVSKEKAQQFILLASQENILATAVAVVTQKPSLVMRFCGQTIVDISREMLDSNGAKKHTSAKCLAPLNFDKVIPTDFVKGYKSLSEDLNVCSKRGLIQLFDSTNGSGEVLFPLGGITQSTPSQAMAYKFPLVSGKTNTVATMAYGFNPYITDKDCYRGAYLAVVESICKLIALGSGHNQIYLTFQEYFEKLLNDPKRWGKPLEALLGALQAQLDFDIGAIGGKDSMSGSFEQLSVPSTLVSFACSTDIIDNILSPEFKAEGHSVILLSPEYADGLPNRESLKQIFATIKNLCRQKQILSMYACGFGGVAEAVLKMCLGNNIGFEYSSSIDMSQIFKYSYGSFVIELASEQDIGKLLGKTIKENIIYKQQRIPLDELRRIYQAKLEPIYPTSAKFDQAPVEKISYSSSSRIASLTKFASPKVIIPVFPGTNCEYDTARAFERAGATVETFVINNLTPQDIASSAKQFAKLISNSQIVALSGGFSAGDEPDGAGKFITAFMRNPDIAEQINKLLTIRKGLMCGICNGFQALIKLGLVPYGKIVLPTKDSPTLTSNDILRHQSRIVQVRIASTLSPWLSKAEVGEIYSVPISHGEGKFIANQQTLSNLIKQGQICTQYVDLSGTPSMNTEFNPNGSVLAVEGITSPDGLVLGKMGHVERYEKGLYKNISGNFDLKLFDGAVEYFK is encoded by the coding sequence ATGGTTTATAGAATTTTTGTAGAAAAACAGCCCGAATTTAGACAAAATGCAAATTTGCTTAAAACTCAAATTTGTAGTTTACTAGGACAAGAGCTTACCGATTTACGAATTGTCAATCGTTACGACATCGAAGGTATCAGTCAAGAAACTTTAAGTCAGGTTGCCTATACCGTCTTTGCCGAACCTCAAACTGATATATTAAGCTATGACCTTAATCTTAGTCAAGCTAGCTACGTCCTTGCCGTTCAATATCTCGACGGGCAGTTTGACCAACGAGCCGACTCGGCTATGCAGTGCGTTCAAATTGTAACGGGTACAATTCCCGTAGTTAGAGTTGCAAAAGTTTATTTATTTTATGGCAAATTATCTAGTCAACAAATTAAAGATATCAAGCAATATTTAATTAATCCGGTAGAGTGCGAAGAAACAAGCCTTACTATTCCCACAACTTTAAGTCTTGTTCACCCCAAAGTCGAAAAAGTAGAAGTCGTAGATGGTTTTTGCGACTTTACAAGCCAACAGCTAGCCGACTATGTCAAGCAAAACAATCTAGCTATGGACTTAGCCGACGCAAAATGCTGTCAAGATTATTTCAAGAGTCTTTCTCGTTGCCCAACAATAACCGAGATTAAATTGCTCGATACTTATTGGTCAGATCACTGCCGTCACACTACATTTTTTACTACGATTGACTCGGTTGACTTTGTCAATCCCTTGTCTAAACAAACTTATGAACTTTATTTAGATTTAAACAAGCGTTTTTCGCCTACAAAAGCGGTAACGCTTATGAATATAGCTACAATCGCCGTAAAGAAACTTAAAAGCGACGGCGTGCTAACTAGGCTTGACGAGTCAAGCGAAATCAACGCTTGCACTGTAAAAGTTGACGTTGACGTTGACGGAAAAAATCAAGAATGGTTGCTTTTATTTAAAAATGAAACTCACAATCACCCCACCGAAATAGAACCTTTTGGCGGAGCTGCAACTTGTATAGGCGGAGCGATTAGAGACCCTTTGTCGGGCAGAGCCTACGTCTTTGCGGCTATGCGAGTAAGCGGGGCGGGCAATCCCCTTGTTTCTATCTCTAAGACCTTGTCGGGTAAACTGCCTCAAAGTAAAATTGTTACTAGTTCTGCGTCGGGGTACAGTTCCTATGGTAATCAAATAGGGCTTGCGACCGGGTTAGTCGACGAAATATATCATCAAGGTTATGTGGCAAAGCGTATGGAAATCGGCGCAGTTTTAGGCGCCGTAAAAGCCTCAAACGTAGTTAGAGAGTGTCCAATACCCGGCGACGTAGTAATTTTGCTAGGTGGCAAGACCGGGCGTGACGGTTGCGGAGGTGCGACCGGTTCGAGTAAATCTCACACAACTTCTTCTCTTTCAATATGCGGAGCAGAGGTGCAAAAGGGCAATGCGCCCGAAGAACGCAAACTTCAAAGGTTGTTTAGAAATCCCGTCGCCAGTAAATTAATTAAGCGTTGTAATGATTTTGGCGCAGGCGGTGTTGCCGTCGCTATCGGCGAACTTGCCGACGGACTAGATATAGACCTTGACAAAGTTCCCAAAAAGTACGACGGGCTTAGCGGTACGGAACTGGCTATAAGCGAGTCGCAAGAGCGTATGGCGGTAGTTGTTTCCAAAGAAAAGGCTCAACAATTTATTCTTCTTGCCAGCCAAGAGAATATTTTAGCCACAGCCGTTGCCGTAGTTACTCAAAAACCTAGTCTTGTAATGCGGTTTTGCGGTCAAACAATAGTAGACATTTCTAGGGAGATGTTAGACTCTAACGGCGCAAAAAAACATACTTCGGCAAAATGTCTTGCCCCTTTAAACTTTGACAAAGTAATTCCAACAGACTTTGTAAAAGGTTACAAGAGCCTTAGCGAGGACCTCAACGTTTGCTCAAAGCGAGGACTTATTCAGCTATTCGACTCTACTAATGGTTCGGGCGAAGTCTTGTTTCCGTTAGGCGGAATTACTCAATCAACGCCAAGCCAAGCTATGGCGTACAAATTTCCTCTTGTAAGTGGCAAAACAAATACCGTAGCGACTATGGCTTATGGTTTTAATCCTTATATAACCGACAAAGATTGTTATAGAGGCGCTTATCTTGCCGTTGTAGAATCAATTTGTAAATTAATAGCCTTAGGGTCGGGACACAATCAAATATATTTAACTTTTCAAGAATATTTCGAGAAGCTTTTGAATGACCCTAAGCGTTGGGGCAAACCCTTAGAGGCATTACTTGGGGCGTTACAAGCTCAACTTGATTTTGACATAGGCGCAATCGGCGGTAAAGACTCTATGAGCGGAAGTTTCGAGCAGTTATCCGTTCCAAGTACGCTAGTAAGTTTTGCGTGTTCTACCGACATAATTGACAATATTCTTTCTCCCGAATTTAAAGCCGAAGGGCATAGCGTAATTTTGCTTTCTCCCGAATACGCCGACGGCTTGCCCAACCGAGAGAGTTTGAAACAAATATTTGCAACCATTAAAAATTTATGTCGGCAAAAGCAAATTCTTTCAATGTACGCTTGCGGTTTTGGCGGAGTTGCCGAAGCAGTGCTAAAAATGTGTCTTGGCAACAATATCGGCTTTGAGTATTCTTCTTCAATCGATATGAGCCAAATATTTAAGTATAGTTACGGCAGTTTTGTAATCGAATTAGCAAGCGAGCAAGATATAGGTAAGTTGTTAGGTAAAACTATAAAAGAGAATATCATTTATAAGCAACAGCGAATACCGCTTGACGAATTAAGGCGTATTTATCAAGCTAAATTAGAGCCGATTTATCCTACCAGCGCAAAGTTTGACCAAGCGCCCGTTGAAAAAATTTCTTATAGTTCTTCAAGTCGCATTGCTTCTTTAACTAAATTTGCTTCTCCAAAAGTAATCATTCCGGTTTTTCCGGGTACTAACTGCGAATACGATACCGCTAGGGCTTTTGAAAGGGCGGGAGCTACCGTCGAAACTTTTGTAATCAACAATTTAACGCCCCAAGATATCGCTAGCTCAGCCAAACAATTTGCAAAGCTTATTTCAAATAGTCAAATAGTAGCATTGTCAGGTGGTTTTTCCGCCGGCGACGAACCCGACGGAGCAGGTAAATTTATTACGGCTTTTATGCGTAACCCCGATATTGCCGAGCAGATTAACAAACTTTTAACAATTCGCAAGGGCTTAATGTGCGGTATTTGTAACGGGTTTCAAGCTTTAATCAAGCTAGGATTAGTGCCTTATGGCAAAATAGTTTTGCCTACAAAAGACAGCCCAACGCTTACTAGCAACGACATTTTACGCCATCAATCAAGAATTGTTCAAGTAAGAATAGCTTCGACTCTTTCGCCGTGGTTAAGCAAAGCCGAAGTTGGCGAGATTTATTCCGTACCAATCTCACACGGGGAAGGCAAATTTATTGCAAACCAGCAAACGCTGTCTAATCTTATTAAACAAGGGCAAATTTGTACGCAGTACGTAGATTTATCGGGTACTCCAAGTATGAACACCGAGTTTAACCCAAATGGTTCGGTTCTTGCCGTAGAAGGCATAACTTCGCCAGACGGGCTAGTGCTAGGTAAAATGGGGCACGTTGAACGTTACGAAAAAGGGCTTTATAAAAATATCTCCGGAAACTTCGATTTAAAGCTATTTGATGGCGCAGTAGAATATTTTAAGTAA